One region of Oculatellaceae cyanobacterium genomic DNA includes:
- a CDS encoding DNA polymerase III subunit gamma/tau yields MYTPIHQKYRPQTFTELVGQNPITTTLTNAINSQQIAPAYLFTGARGTGKTSSARILAKSLNCLHSDQPTPTPCGECPLCTSIATGSCLDVIEIDAATHTGVDAVREIIERAQFAPVTARYKVYIIDEVHGLSSAAMNALLKTLEEPPAHVIFVLATTEPQKVLPTIISRCQRFDFRRIPLDAMVQHLNYIATTENINITTKAIKLVAQIAQGGLRDAESLLDQLSLLSGQITVEKVWDLVGAVPETDLMVILSAIALKNSEALLEQTSHIVAKGKEPLSILQNLASFYRNLLIAKTAPNRSDLVALTPPTWLQLCELAKTWDTQQIFLGQKHLKDSEVLIRNTTQPCLWLEVTLLGLLSLASEPTITINENQDTKTLPPTPVTSSPEIWTKTLNNLPLSTKALLQQHGQLIAIEDGVATIKITSESLKKKVPVERLETALSKTLGSSTSLQLI; encoded by the coding sequence ATGTATACCCCAATACATCAAAAATATCGTCCCCAGACCTTCACAGAACTCGTAGGTCAAAATCCCATAACCACCACCCTCACAAACGCCATCAACAGCCAACAAATAGCACCAGCTTACCTATTCACAGGAGCTAGAGGCACAGGTAAAACCTCCAGCGCCCGCATCCTAGCCAAATCATTAAACTGCTTACACTCAGACCAACCCACCCCCACACCCTGCGGTGAATGCCCTCTATGTACAAGCATCGCCACAGGTTCCTGCCTAGACGTTATAGAAATTGATGCCGCCACTCATACCGGAGTAGATGCAGTCAGAGAAATTATTGAACGCGCTCAATTCGCCCCGGTCACCGCACGCTACAAAGTCTACATCATTGACGAAGTACACGGACTTAGCAGCGCCGCCATGAACGCCTTACTCAAAACACTAGAAGAACCACCCGCCCATGTAATCTTTGTACTAGCAACCACAGAACCCCAAAAAGTCCTGCCAACCATCATCTCGCGCTGCCAAAGATTTGACTTTCGGCGCATTCCCTTAGATGCAATGGTGCAACACTTAAATTATATTGCCACAACAGAAAACATCAATATCACAACCAAAGCAATAAAATTAGTAGCTCAAATAGCACAAGGAGGATTACGAGATGCAGAAAGTTTATTAGACCAACTAAGTTTATTATCGGGTCAAATAACAGTAGAAAAAGTCTGGGATTTAGTAGGAGCAGTACCAGAAACCGACTTAATGGTAATATTGAGTGCGATCGCACTTAAGAACTCTGAAGCATTACTAGAACAAACTAGCCACATAGTAGCCAAAGGTAAAGAACCGTTAAGTATCCTGCAAAACCTAGCTAGTTTCTACCGAAATTTACTCATAGCCAAAACCGCCCCCAATCGTAGTGACTTAGTAGCATTAACACCTCCAACATGGCTTCAATTATGCGAACTTGCCAAAACTTGGGACACTCAACAAATCTTCCTGGGACAAAAACATCTCAAAGACAGTGAAGTTTTAATTAGAAACACCACTCAACCGTGCTTATGGTTAGAAGTTACATTGCTAGGATTGTTATCACTAGCAAGTGAGCCTACTATTACAATCAACGAGAATCAAGATACAAAAACGCTACCACCAACACCCGTAACATCATCACCAGAAATTTGGACAAAAACCCTAAATAATCTGCCACTTAGTACCAAAGCACTACTACAACAGCATGGACAACTAATAGCAATAGAAGACGGAGTAGCAACTATTAAGATTACTTCTGAATCATTGAAAAAGAAAGTACCAGTAGAGCGTTTGGAAACAGCTTTATCTAAAACTCTGGGTAGTAGTACAAGCTTGCAATTGATTTAA